A part of Dasypus novemcinctus isolate mDasNov1 chromosome 7, mDasNov1.1.hap2, whole genome shotgun sequence genomic DNA contains:
- the STK11IP gene encoding serine/threonine-protein kinase 11-interacting protein translates to MTTAPRDSLVWKLAGLLRESGDVVLSGCSTLSLLTATLQQLNRVFELHLGPWGPGQIGFVALPSHPADSPVILQLQFLFDVLQKTLSLKLVHVPGSGIPGPIKIFPFKSLRQLELRGVPLHYLRGLRGIYSQLETLTCSRSLQALEELLSACGGDLCSALPWLALLSANFSYNSLTALDSSLRLLSALRFLNLSHNQVQDCEGFLTDLSELHHLDISYNCLHLVPRMGPSGLALGTLILRGNELRSLHGVEQLKNLRHLDVAYNLLEGHRELSPLWLLAELQKLYLEGNPLWFHPAHRVATAQYLSPRARDAASGFLLDGEVLSLTDLQTSTSSGGGPSTPPLPWPVGSATETSGGPDLSDSHSSGGVVAQPAPRRVKPHSRVRVRRASISEPSDTDPEPRNLDPSPAGWFVQQHRELELMNSFRERFGCDWLQYRSHLETSGTSLLATSKTSGLGTLPPHSQGPETLRDPPPPEKEASGSQASPWEVSEKVRVEPKPLGEEEKEGQKREKEEKEAEEEEVQNAVEASSPGLPTTELCHPMLVCPLEGPEGVRGRECFLRVTATHLCEVELQAARTLERLELQSLESAEIEPETQTLREPAPSGSDPLPGAPILVLRFSYICPDRKLRRYMVLEPDAHAAIQELLSVLTPATVLAQRQLEDTGDPLGVRLQCLRCGHEFKPKEPRLGLGGEDSRRPLIQRTESAAVCPNCGSDHVVLVVLSGGPPSGEKRQEEQSPAPSPPPSPAQDSLGCSDRQSRADGVPSETPLSQDCSSWSLSPPPDRHGLRSVDHRLRLFLDVEVFTDAQEEFQCCIKVPLVLAGHSEEFLCLVVLSDHRLYVLKVTGEICGPPASWLQATLAIRLQDLSGIELGLAGQSLWLQWAAGEGSCVLLPRDAKHCRAFLEELLDVLQSLPPSWRSCVSATEEKVTPQHRLWPLLEKDSSLEAPQFFYLRLFLVEGSSACPVSLLLTPSTLYLLDEDPAGSQEEPPLPATSGEASEMAPPLGPRPSVCVRQQQPLSSLSSVLLYRTAPEALRLVFYDEVSRLESFWVLRVVCPEQLTALLAWIREPWEEMFSIGLRTVTYEVLQPDR, encoded by the exons GGGACGTGGTCTTGTCTGGCTGTAGCACTCTGAGCCTGTTGACTGCCACACTGCAGCAGCTGAACCGCGTATTTGAGCTGCACCTAGGGCCATGGGGCCCTGGCCAGATAGGCTTTGTGGCTCTGCCATCCCACCCCGCTGACTCCCCAGTCATCCTCCAGCTTCAGTTCCTCTTTGATGTGCTGCAGAAGACACTTTCACTCAAG TTGGTCCATGTCCCTGGTTCTGGCATCCCAGGGCCCATCAAGATTTTTCCCTTCAAGTCCCTTCGGCAGCTGGAG CTCCGAGGTGTCCCCCTCCACTACCTGCGTGGCCTCCGTGGCATCTACTCCCAGCTGGAGACCCTGACCTGCAGTAGGAGCCTCCAGGCATTAGAG GAGCTCCTCTCGGCCTGCGGCGGTGATCTCTGCTCTGCCCTCCCCTGGCTGGCTCTGCTCTCTGCCAACTTCAGCTACAACTCCCTGACTGCCTTGGATAGCTCCCTG CGTCTCCTGTCAGCTCTGCGCTTCTTGAACCTGAGTCACAACCAAGTCCAGGACTGTGAGGGCTTCCTCACC GACTTGTCTGAGCTCCACCATCTGGACATCTCCTATAACTGCCTGCATTTGGTGCCAAGAATGGGACCGTCAGGGCTTGCTCTGGGGACGCTGATACTGCGAGGCAATGAGCTCCGGAGCCTGCATg GCGTGGAGCAGCTGAAGAACCTGCGGCACCTGGACGTGGCCTACAACCTGCTGGAAGGACACAGGGAGCTGTCACCGCTCTGGCTGCTGGCTGAGCTCCAGAAG ctctaccTGGAGGGGAACCCTTTGTGGTTCCACCCTGCACACCGAGTGGCCACTGCCCAGTATTTGTCACCCCGTGCCAGGGATGCAGCTTCTGGG TTTCTTCTTGACGGAGAGGTCTTGTCACTTACCGATTTGCAG ACCTCCACGTCCTCAGGAGGTGGTCCCTCGACGCCCCCTCTGCCCTGGCCGGTTGGGAGTGCCACGGAAACCTCAGGCGGCCCTGACCTGAGTGACAGCCACTCCTCAGGGGGCGTCGTGGCCCAGCCCGCGCCGCGCAGGGTTAAG CCTCACAGCCGAGTCCGTGTGAGGCGGGCAAGCATCTCTGAACCCAGCGACACTGACCCAGAGCCCCGAAATCTGGACCCGTCCCCAGCTG GCTGGTTTGTACAGCAGCATCGGGAACTTGAGCTCATGAACAGTTTCCGGGAAAGGTTCGGCTGTGACTGGCTGCAGTACAGGAGCCACTTGGAGACCTCTGGGACCTCCCTTCTGGCCACTTCCAAGACCTCTGGCCTTGGCACACTGCCCCCTCACTCCCAGGGCCCAGAGACCCTGCGTGATCCTCCACCTCCGGAGAAGGAAGCCAGTGGCTCCCAAGCGTCACCATGGGAAGTGTCAGAAAAGGTCAGGGTGGAGCCAAAGCCACTGGgtgaagaggagaaggagggacagaaaagggagaaggaagaaaaggaggcagaggaggaggaggtgcaGAATGCAGTGGAAG CTTCCTCTCCTGGTCTCCCCACAACGGAGCTCTGCCACCCCATGTTGGTGTGTCCCCTGGAGGGGCCTGAGGGCGTTCGGGGCAGGGAATGCTTCCTCCGGGTCACTGCCACTCACCTGTGCGAGGTGGAACTCCAAGCAGCGCGGACCCTGGAACGGCTCGAGCTTCAGAGTCTGGAGAGCGCTGAGATAGAGCCCGAGACCCAAACCCTGAGAGAACCGGCGCCCAGC GGTTCAGATCCGCTCCCCGGGGCCCCCATCCTTGTTCTGCGCTTCTCCTACATTTGCCCTGACCGGAAGTTACGTCGCTATATGGTGCTGGAGCCTGATGCCCACGCAGCTATCCAG GAGCTGCTTTCAGTGTTGACCCCAGCCACCGTCCTGGCCCAGCGTCAGCTTGAGGACACAGGGGACCCACTGGGGGTCAGACTCCAGTGTCTCCGTTGTGGCCATGAGTTCAAGCCTAAGGAGCCCAGGTTGGGACTGGGCGGTGAGGACAGCCGGAGGCCTCTGATCCAAAGGACAG AATCAGCTGCTGTGTGCCCAAACTGTGGTAGTGACCATGTGGTTCTTGTGGTTCTGTCTGGGGGACCCCCCAGTGGGGAGAAGAGACAGGAAGAGCAGTCCCCAGCTCCCTCTccgccccccagccctgcccaggacTCCCTTGGCTGCAGTGACCGCCAGAGCAGGGCCGACGGGGTCCCATCTGAGACACCGCTCTCCCAAGACTGCAGCAGTTGGAGCCTTAGTCCCC cccctgaccGCCATGGCCTCCGCTCTGTGGACCACCGACTCCGGCTTTTCCTGGACGTTGAGGTGTTCACTGATGCCCAGGAGGAGTTCCAGTGCTGCATCAAG GTGCCACTGGTGTTGGCAGGCCATTCTGAAGAATTCCTGTGTCTTGTGGTCCTGTCTGACCACAGGCTTTATGTGTTGAAGGTGACTGGGGAGATCTG TGGGCCTCCAGCTAGCTGGCTACAGGCTACCCTGGCCATTCGCCTGCAGGATCTGAGTGGCATTGAGCTGGGCCTGGCAGGACAGAGCCTGTGGCTACAGTGGGCAGCTGGGGAGGGCAGCTGTGTCCTACTGCCCCGGGATGCCAAGCACTGCCGGGCCTTCCTGGAGGAGCTCCTTG ATGTCTTACAGTCTCTGCCCCCTTCCTGGAGGAGCTGTGTCAGTGCCACGGAGGAGAAGGTGACCCCACAGCACCGGCTCTG GCCATTGTTGGAAAAAGACTCTTCCTTGGAGGCTCCCCAGTTCTTCTACCTTCGGCTGTTCCTGGTTGAAG gCTCCTCTGCCTGTCCCGTGTCTCTGCTGTTGACTCCATCCACCCTGTACCTGTTAGACGAGGACCCTGCTGGGTCCCAGGAGGAACCCCCTCTCCCAGCAACATCTGGTGAAGCCTCTGAGATGGCCCCTCCCTTGGGGCCACGTCCCTCTGTGTGTGTCCGGCAGCAGCAGCCACTCAGCAGCCTGAGCTCAGTGTTGCTGTACCGCACAGCCCCAGAGGCCCTGCGGCTGGTCTTCTACGacgag GTGTCTCGGCTGGAGAGTTTTTGGGTGCTCCGTGTGGTGTGTCCAGAGCAGCTGACGGCACTGC